In the Desertifilum tharense IPPAS B-1220 genome, GCTTCTTATAAAACTCTTAGGGAGTCTATATCAAGCAAATTGAGAGGACTTGCATCGACAGTAAAAACAGAGTTTCATGATATAGAAAATAATTCTAAAATAGAAGACTTTTGGGCTTTAAAAAATATTTCGTTTGAAATTTATAAAGGCGATCGTGTTGGGATTATTGGACGAAACGGTGCCGGTAAGTCTACTTTACTAAAACTCTTAAGTCGTATTACTGAACCAACAACTGGTCGTATTTCTATCAAAGGTAGAATAGCTAGTTTATTAGAAGTAGGTACAGGTTTTCATCCTGAGCTAACAGGTCGAGAAAATATATTTTTGAATGGTGCTATTTTAGGTATGAGTAGAGAAGAAATATATCGAAAATTTGATGAAATAGTTGCTTTTGCAGAGGTAGAAAGATTTTTAGATACCCCTGTAAAAAGATACTCATCAGGAATGTATGTACGCCTTGCTTTTGCGGTAGCAGCACATCTTGAACCTGAAATTTTAGTAGTTGATGAAGTCTTGGCAGTAGGAGATGTAGAATTTCAAAGAAAATGTTTAGGAAAAATGGGTGAATTTTCTACAAAAGGCGAACGAACTGTTTTATTTGTTAGTCATAGTATGGCGGCGATAGAACAGTTATGCAATAAGGCCATTCTTTTAGAACAAGGTGAGATCAAAAAAGAAGGATCGACTGAAGCAGTTATTAGTAGCTATGTCAGCAAATATGCATCTGTGGAAAAAAGATCTCAATTTGACCTTTTAGAGTTTAAGCGAAATTATCCGCAGCTTTATGGTCATGAATTTAGTGGTTATCCACTAATAGCAGCAGCTTTCATATTAAATACCAACGATCAAGAAATAGGTTTTGTCAAATGGAACGAACCTTTTAAAATTAGGTTATTAGTTCGAGGAAATCAAAGTTCTGAATCTTTAAATATAGCCGTAACTATTAAGGACTTGAAAGGAAACTTTGTTTTTGTTTCTCACAGTACAGATGATCAATTATTGGTAAAGGTGGATTATGGAGCAGAAGCAGAGGTCACTTGCCTTGTGAATCCTAATATTCTGATGCCAGGCAGTTATACACTAGACATTTGGGTGGGAAATGAATCTTGGAAATGGTTAGACTTTCTTCAAGAGGTTCTAATTTTTCAAATTCCTAGAGTTGCTACAAGCCTATCTCATATTGATTATAGACCAGGTAACATTTACCTGCCGCTCAAGTGGACGAATGAGTCTTAGGGTTATCTTCTGCGAAATTTTATCTTGGAATAACAGAAAAGCATTATGAAAGTTGTTATTTTGGCAGGTGGATTAGGAACACGATTATCCGAAGAGACAACAGTCAAGCCTAAGCCAATGGTTGAAATTGGCGGTCAGCCAATGCTTTGGCATATCATGAATATTTATGCAGCAGCAGGCTTTAAAGAATTTATAGTAGCCCTAGGATATAAAGGCGAATTTATCAAAAATTTCTTTTTGAATTACTACTACCTTCGTAAAGATTTTACAATTTCCTTAGATAATGGTCGAGTTGATGTTCATAATGGAACCCATGAAGACTGGAAGATCCATTTAGTAGATACAGGAGAAGCTACAGATACAGGAGGACGCCTCAAGCGCTTGAGTAAATGGATTGGTGATGAGCCTTTCATGATGACCTATGGTGATGGAGTCTCAAATATCGATGTAGCTAATTTGGTTAAGTTTCATCGTTCTCATGGCAAGCTAGCTACAATTACCGCGGTTCGCCCCCCATCTCGCTTTGGAGGGTTGCGGTTTGAGGGAGATTTAGTAGCAGAATTCATGGAAAAACCGCAAATTGGTGAAGGATGGATTAATGGAGGCTTTTTTGTTCTTGAACCTCAAGTTTTAGATTTTATTAGAGGTGATGACACAATTTTTGAGCGCGATCCGCTAGAAAAGCTTGCTCAAATGGAACAGTTGGTTGCATATCGGCATGATAATTTTTGGCAGTGTATGGATACGCTGAGGGATGTACGGTTATTAGAAAGCCTGTGGCAAGAAGGTAAAGCCCCTTGGAAGGTATGGTAAGCATGAGCGAGAATTTTTGGCAAAGTCGTCGGGTTTTAGTAACAGGGGCAACAGGAATTGTTGGAGCCTGGTTAATTAAAGATTTACTAGCACGCAGTGCTTATGTAGTAGCTCTAATCCGTGATACCGATCCGCAATCGGAGTTATATCGTAGTGGTGACATTCGTTATGTTTCAGGAGTCAACGGTGCTTTAGAGGATTTCTGGACTCTAGAACGAGTCATTAACGAGCATGAGATAGAAACGGTTTTTCATTTAGCCGCACAGACAATCGTTGGGACAGCACATCGCTTTCCTCTTCAAACATTTGAGGCAAATATTCGCGGCACCTACAATTTGTTAGAAGCTTGCCGTTTGCATTCTGAGATAGTGCAACGAGTGGTAATTGCTTCGAGTGATAAAGCCTATGGCGAACAGGAAAACTTGCCCTATGTGGAAGAAATGTCCTTGCAAGGCAAGCATCCTTATGAAGTTTCCAAAAGCTGTGCAGATTTAATTGCTCAAGCTTACTACTATACCTATGATTTGCCTGTAGCAATTGCCCGTTGTGGTAATATCTACGGCGGCGGTGACTTGAACTGGAGCAGAATTGTCCCTGCTACAATTCGCTCGCTATTACAAGGAGAGTCTCCTTTAATTCGTAGTGATGGCACTTATGTGCGTGACTATATTTATGTTAAAGATGTTGCGAGAGCTTACATCCGTTTAGCGGAAGGTCTGGATGCTGAACAAGTTCGAGGAGAAGGCTTTAACTTTAGTATGGAGTCGCCTATGACTGTGATGCAGTTGGTCGAAGCCATTCAGAAGGTGATGAAGTGCGAACACATAACCCCTAAAATCCTCGATCGAGCTAAAGGTGAAATTCACGATCAGCACCTTTGTGCCGCTAAAGCTCAAAAAATTTTAGGATGGCAGCCGGAATTTAGTTTAGAGCAAGGTTTGAGAGAAACGGTTGAGTGGTACGATGCTTTCTTGGGAAACTGAGTTTGGTAACGCCTTTCGGGGTAAGCGAGTCCTTATAACTGGGGCGAGTGGTTTTATAGGCGGTCATTTAGCTGATGCCTTAGTGGCGCTAGAAGCACAAACCTATGGGTTGTCCCGCCAAGGAAAGGTTTCCCATCCCAGTATCATTCCTCTATCAGTGGATTTGTCAGATTGGGAATCTGTAAAAGTGACTTTAGCCAAAGTTCAACCGCAGATCATTTTTCATCTAGCAAGCTATGTCACTGCTAGTCAAAATAGCAGTCTAGTATTGCCTATGTTGCAAAATAATTTAGTGGCAACAGTAAATGTTCTTCTGGGAGCTTTAGAAACTGGATGCGATCGCCTCGTTACTGTCGGTTCCTCAGAAGAACTCGCAACTGCTACTTCTGCTGTTCCAAGCTCT is a window encoding:
- a CDS encoding ABC transporter ATP-binding protein, producing ASYKTLRESISSKLRGLASTVKTEFHDIENNSKIEDFWALKNISFEIYKGDRVGIIGRNGAGKSTLLKLLSRITEPTTGRISIKGRIASLLEVGTGFHPELTGRENIFLNGAILGMSREEIYRKFDEIVAFAEVERFLDTPVKRYSSGMYVRLAFAVAAHLEPEILVVDEVLAVGDVEFQRKCLGKMGEFSTKGERTVLFVSHSMAAIEQLCNKAILLEQGEIKKEGSTEAVISSYVSKYASVEKRSQFDLLEFKRNYPQLYGHEFSGYPLIAAAFILNTNDQEIGFVKWNEPFKIRLLVRGNQSSESLNIAVTIKDLKGNFVFVSHSTDDQLLVKVDYGAEAEVTCLVNPNILMPGSYTLDIWVGNESWKWLDFLQEVLIFQIPRVATSLSHIDYRPGNIYLPLKWTNES
- the rfbF gene encoding glucose-1-phosphate cytidylyltransferase; the encoded protein is MKVVILAGGLGTRLSEETTVKPKPMVEIGGQPMLWHIMNIYAAAGFKEFIVALGYKGEFIKNFFLNYYYLRKDFTISLDNGRVDVHNGTHEDWKIHLVDTGEATDTGGRLKRLSKWIGDEPFMMTYGDGVSNIDVANLVKFHRSHGKLATITAVRPPSRFGGLRFEGDLVAEFMEKPQIGEGWINGGFFVLEPQVLDFIRGDDTIFERDPLEKLAQMEQLVAYRHDNFWQCMDTLRDVRLLESLWQEGKAPWKVW
- a CDS encoding GDP-mannose 4,6-dehydratase yields the protein MSENFWQSRRVLVTGATGIVGAWLIKDLLARSAYVVALIRDTDPQSELYRSGDIRYVSGVNGALEDFWTLERVINEHEIETVFHLAAQTIVGTAHRFPLQTFEANIRGTYNLLEACRLHSEIVQRVVIASSDKAYGEQENLPYVEEMSLQGKHPYEVSKSCADLIAQAYYYTYDLPVAIARCGNIYGGGDLNWSRIVPATIRSLLQGESPLIRSDGTYVRDYIYVKDVARAYIRLAEGLDAEQVRGEGFNFSMESPMTVMQLVEAIQKVMKCEHITPKILDRAKGEIHDQHLCAAKAQKILGWQPEFSLEQGLRETVEWYDAFLGN